In Thamnophis elegans isolate rThaEle1 chromosome 4, rThaEle1.pri, whole genome shotgun sequence, the following proteins share a genomic window:
- the TFB2M gene encoding dimethyladenosine transferase 2, mitochondrial: MTFVALVSLLFGGRQFTLFASTLRSGLRFSVRGLKGQSVKPGLRNLKKASSPRDEIAQMVANAEQHSFSGRRFLVCPFATQKVASQLTRGRKFENPKTFLLEFEAGPGVLTRKLLDTGVHVIALESNKSFLPNLESLKKEFESRLEVVHSNFVKLDSNPYALLKGELCSETLFNNLKIFEVPWTSDIPLKVVGIVPSKDERAFFWKLIYFLYECSSIYSYGRIELNLFVSERMYKIFLAKPPDKKTYQALGVLWQAACDIHLLHKVPCSSFLTASRKKSSESNSVNELLYLVQLTPRKDLFTDFLTTDNSKTFIMMVKQCFGKASTKLHNKLNLWTYENAKNLLRELEIPEDVTAGGLYPEAYKSLFELMEQSNRIDRSLFCDIDLLADDCTF; the protein is encoded by the exons ATGACTTTCGTTGCCTTGGTTTCTCTTCTCTTCGGGGGACGGCAGTTCACCCTGTTCGCCTCGACTTTACGCTCTGGGCTGCGGTTCTCGGTGCGGGGCCTGAAGGGTCAGAGTGTAAAACCAGGACTCCGCAACCTGAAAAAAGCCTCTTCTCCGAGAGATGAAATCGCCCAAATGGTCGCAAATGCAGAGCAGCATTCGTTCTCAGGTCGAAGGTTTCTCGTCTGCCCCTTTGCAACGCAAAAAGTGGCCTCCCAGCTGACGAGGGGACGAAAATTTGAGAATCCCAAAACTTTTCTTCTGGAATTCGAGGCAG GTCCTGGAGTGTTGACTCGAAAGCTGCTTGATACTGGAGTTCATGTCATAGCTCTGGAGAGTAATAAATCCTTTCTTCCTAATTTAGAG TCtctaaagaaagaatttgaaagcCGATTGGAAGTGGTGCATTCCAACTTCGTAAAATTGGATAGTAATCCATATGCATTGTTGAAGGGTGAATTATGTTCTGAAACACTTTTTAACAACTTGAAAATCTTCGAAGTTCCTTGGACATCAG ATATTCCTCTAAAAGTGGTTGGAATTGTACCTTCCAAAGATGAACGGGCCTTTTTTTGGAAATTGATATACTTTTTATATGAATGCAGCTCTATATACAGTTATGGAAGAATAGAATTGAACTTGTTTGTCAGTGAAAGAATGTATAAG ATTTTTCTTGCAAAACCTCCAGATAAAAAAACTTACCAGGCACTAGGTGTACTTTGGCAAGCAGCTTGTGATATTCATCTTCTACACAAG GTGCCTTGCTCTTCATTTTTAACTGCTTCAAGAAAAAAGTCATCGGAATCAAATAGTGTG AATGAACTCTTATATTTAGTACAACTAACACCACGCAAAGATTTATTTACAGACTTCTTGACAACTGATAATTCAAAAACATTTATTATGATGGTAAAGCAGTGTTTTGGTAAAGCCTCAACTAAACTACATAACAAATTGAA TTTATGGACTTACGAGAATGCAAAGAACTTGCTGAGAGAATTGGAGATTCCAGAAGATGTTACAGCTGGTGGTTTATACCCAGAGGCATACAAATCTCTCTTTGAACTTATGGAACAGTCTAATCGAATTGATCGGAGTTTATTCTGTGACATTGATTTATTGGCAGATGactgtactttttaa